The following are encoded together in the Cyanobacterium aponinum PCC 10605 genome:
- a CDS encoding bifunctional serine/threonine-protein kinase/formylglycine-generating enzyme family protein, whose product MSSWKKGKKLNNGQYIVESILLRGGSSPCYRARDVKRDMLVTLKTTNITKIMEAERGDLAEKLIKQAQQVAQKCQSPCLIKLYPHVFLEDDLAYMVMDYPEGNDLANYIDDNGKLSPEEALKIITKVASAVNILHQNKCLHLDLKPQNIIIEDKTQNPIIVDYGWAVKLFALAARKTPISPNDCFSPPEKIKDSGKLGVYSDIYSLAAILYVLTTAQLPLNANLRSFQDLVPPIQYNNQMSDRFSDAILKGMALDIKQRPQCLKDWLDLFKQAQTQEESSSQEKQKIIEQTEFIAPPPEETVVQRSTQIITPPTITKPKYNYPNIEEFSFETVTLTEEKKLFGFVSKIEKNLTTKKGQYFVEYLGQGVNLEMIFIPSGQFMMGSSSDERHREKDESPQHKVNLNSFYISKYPVTQLQWKTVSYFPKVTRNLKHKPALFRGDALPVERVSWFDVQEFCKRLSKYTGRNYRLPTESEWEYACRGNTNTAFSFGDVITSEVANFDRPNKDNKNKNIKYEKKTTPVDNFYPNPFGLYDVHGNVWEWCEDNYVSSYTQKPKDGTAHLTSMVNQNRVVRGGSWSLSSEYCRSAKRNSYAPDSSYNFIGFRVVCVLD is encoded by the coding sequence ATGAGCAGTTGGAAAAAGGGAAAAAAACTTAATAACGGTCAATATATAGTTGAGTCCATTTTACTTCGAGGTGGCTCTAGTCCTTGTTATCGGGCGAGAGATGTTAAACGAGATATGTTAGTCACTCTCAAAACCACTAATATTACTAAAATTATGGAAGCGGAGAGGGGAGACTTAGCAGAAAAGTTAATCAAACAAGCTCAACAAGTTGCCCAAAAGTGTCAAAGTCCTTGCTTAATTAAGTTATATCCTCATGTGTTTCTCGAAGATGATCTCGCTTATATGGTGATGGATTATCCTGAAGGTAATGATCTTGCTAACTATATTGATGATAATGGCAAATTATCCCCAGAAGAAGCTCTGAAAATAATTACAAAGGTTGCCTCGGCGGTTAATATTCTTCATCAAAATAAATGTCTTCATCTTGATTTAAAACCTCAAAATATCATTATTGAAGATAAAACTCAAAATCCGATTATTGTTGACTATGGTTGGGCAGTAAAATTGTTTGCTTTAGCGGCAAGAAAGACTCCGATTTCTCCCAATGACTGTTTTTCTCCTCCAGAAAAAATCAAGGATTCTGGAAAGCTAGGGGTTTATAGTGATATTTATTCTTTGGCGGCAATTCTCTACGTTTTAACTACTGCTCAACTACCTTTAAATGCAAATTTAAGAAGTTTTCAAGATTTAGTACCCCCTATTCAATATAATAACCAGATGAGCGATCGCTTTTCTGATGCAATTTTAAAGGGTATGGCATTGGATATAAAACAACGCCCTCAATGTTTAAAAGATTGGCTAGATTTATTTAAACAAGCTCAAACCCAAGAAGAATCTTCAAGCCAAGAAAAACAAAAAATAATCGAACAAACAGAGTTTATTGCGCCTCCTCCAGAGGAAACGGTAGTACAAAGGTCAACTCAGATTATTACTCCCCCCACTATTACAAAACCAAAATATAATTATCCAAATATTGAAGAATTTAGCTTTGAAACTGTTACCCTCACAGAAGAAAAAAAATTATTTGGATTTGTTTCTAAGATTGAAAAAAATTTAACGACAAAAAAAGGACAATATTTCGTTGAATATTTAGGACAAGGGGTAAATTTAGAAATGATATTTATTCCCTCTGGTCAGTTTATGATGGGTTCAAGTAGTGATGAGCGTCATCGTGAAAAAGATGAAAGTCCTCAACATAAGGTTAATCTAAATTCTTTTTATATCAGCAAATATCCCGTTACTCAATTACAGTGGAAAACGGTTTCTTACTTTCCAAAAGTAACTCGCAATTTGAAGCACAAACCTGCTCTCTTTAGAGGTGATGCTTTGCCAGTCGAAAGGGTTTCTTGGTTTGATGTACAAGAATTTTGTAAGCGATTGAGTAAATATACGGGCAGAAATTACCGTTTACCCACTGAGTCGGAATGGGAATATGCTTGTCGTGGGAATACTAACACTGCTTTTTCTTTTGGGGATGTAATTACTTCCGAAGTGGCAAATTTTGATCGCCCCAATAAGGATAATAAGAATAAAAACATTAAATACGAAAAGAAAACAACCCCTGTGGACAATTTTTATCCCAATCCTTTCGGCTTATATGATGTTCATGGCAATGTCTGGGAATGGTGCGAAGACAATTATGTAAGTAGCTATACCCAAAAACCAAAAGATGGTACGGCGCATTTAACTTCTATGGTTAATCAAAATCGAGTTGTGAGGGGAGGATCATGGTCACTATCTTCGGAATATTGTCGTAGTGCAAAAAGAAATAGTTATGCTCCAGATTCTTCTTATAATTTTATCGGTTTTCGGGTGGTGTGCGTCTTAGATTGA
- a CDS encoding TRAP transporter substrate-binding protein has protein sequence MQRRQFLTNAGISAVTSATLVSCQSQNKSSVTANSLPEIKWRMVTSWPKSLDTIYGSVVGLCDRLKAMSSGKFQITPYAAGEIVPGLEVLDTVQNATVECGHTASYYYVGKNSALAFGTGIPFGLLAGQHNAWWYYGGGLEAMQKVYSDFNIINFPAGNTGAQMGGWFKREVKSLADLKGLKMRIPGLGGEVMGKLGVTVQNIPGGEVFLALDRGAIDAAEWVGPYDDEKLGLNKVAQYYYYPGWWEPGPSLEILINKSAWEKLPTEYQNMMEVCARESNITMLAHYDFVNQQALKSLITGGTKLVPFPQDILKQAEKISFELYENNAQQNPTFKEIYQSWLEFRKGILQWNSINELSFANFVNPK, from the coding sequence ATGCAAAGAAGACAATTTTTAACTAATGCGGGAATTAGTGCGGTAACTTCAGCAACCTTAGTTTCTTGTCAAAGTCAAAATAAATCTTCGGTTACGGCGAATAGTTTACCTGAAATAAAATGGCGTATGGTGACGAGTTGGCCTAAATCTTTAGATACTATTTATGGATCTGTAGTGGGTTTGTGCGATCGCCTCAAGGCGATGAGTAGCGGTAAATTTCAAATTACTCCTTATGCGGCGGGGGAAATTGTACCGGGATTGGAGGTATTAGATACAGTGCAAAATGCTACTGTTGAATGTGGACACACTGCTAGTTATTACTATGTGGGTAAAAACTCGGCTCTCGCTTTTGGCACGGGTATCCCTTTTGGATTATTGGCGGGGCAACATAACGCTTGGTGGTACTATGGTGGCGGTTTAGAAGCCATGCAAAAAGTTTATAGTGATTTTAATATTATCAACTTTCCTGCAGGAAATACGGGGGCGCAAATGGGGGGATGGTTTAAGCGAGAAGTAAAATCTCTGGCGGATTTAAAAGGTTTAAAAATGCGTATTCCCGGTTTAGGTGGGGAGGTAATGGGTAAATTAGGGGTAACGGTTCAAAATATTCCGGGAGGGGAAGTTTTTTTAGCTCTGGACAGAGGAGCGATCGATGCGGCAGAATGGGTAGGCCCCTATGATGATGAAAAATTAGGTTTAAACAAGGTTGCTCAGTACTATTATTACCCCGGATGGTGGGAACCAGGTCCTTCTTTGGAAATTTTAATAAATAAATCTGCTTGGGAAAAATTACCCACAGAGTATCAAAATATGATGGAAGTCTGTGCTAGAGAAAGCAACATTACCATGTTAGCTCACTACGATTTTGTCAATCAACAAGCCTTAAAATCTCTCATTACAGGAGGCACAAAATTAGTTCCTTTTCCTCAAGATATTCTTAAACAAGCCGAAAAAATATCCTTTGAATTGTATGAAAATAATGCTCAACAAAACCCTACTTTTAAAGAAATTTACCAATCATGGTTAGAATTTAGAAAGGGTATTTTACAATGGAACAGTATTAATGAGTTGAGTTTTGCCAATTTTGTTAACCCTAAATAG
- a CDS encoding phosphomannomutase/phosphoglucomutase produces the protein MVNWQKLQNGSDIRGVALEGIEGEEVNLTPEVVKTLGKAFTQWLQQKTEKKLNQLVISIGRDSRLSGEVLAQAVTLGITSLGAKVLNFDLCSTPAMFMSCITEGFNCDGAIMLTASHLPFNRNGLKFFTPDGGLEKQNIADILAIAEKNVFSETNEEGKVENHDFISVYSNLFVEKIRSHVNHPQHFEQPLKGLKIIVDAGNGAGGFYAEKVLKPLGADITGSQFLEPDGNFPNHIPNPENKEAMASIAQAVIDNQADFGIIFDTDVDRSAAVDSQGKELNRNRLIALISSIILKEHPRSTIVTDSITSDGLTKFIEDLGGKHHRFKRGYKNVINESLRLNKVGEESWVAIETSGHAALKENYFLDDGAYLVTKLLIELAKLRLKGQNLTDLISNLIEPIESEEFRLKINVEDFQNYGNNVIDKLGFYVENQTDWEIVTPNYEGIRVSCSSPEEQGWFLLRLSLHDPVIPLNIETNVQGGVNKIASRLTVFFQEFSHLDLSVFDSNGFKGSEC, from the coding sequence ATGGTTAACTGGCAAAAATTACAAAACGGTTCAGATATAAGAGGGGTAGCTTTAGAGGGAATTGAAGGGGAAGAAGTTAATTTAACTCCAGAAGTAGTCAAGACCTTAGGAAAAGCATTTACTCAATGGTTGCAACAAAAAACAGAGAAGAAATTAAATCAATTAGTTATTTCTATTGGTAGGGATAGTCGTTTATCAGGGGAGGTTTTAGCTCAAGCAGTGACACTAGGTATTACTAGCTTAGGGGCAAAAGTTCTTAATTTTGATTTATGTTCAACCCCTGCTATGTTTATGAGTTGCATTACTGAGGGTTTTAATTGTGATGGTGCAATTATGCTCACTGCTAGTCATTTGCCTTTTAATCGTAATGGATTAAAATTTTTTACCCCTGATGGTGGTTTAGAAAAGCAGAATATAGCTGATATTTTGGCGATCGCAGAAAAAAATGTTTTTTCGGAAACTAATGAGGAAGGAAAGGTAGAAAATCACGATTTTATTTCCGTTTATAGTAACTTATTCGTTGAGAAAATTCGATCGCACGTTAACCACCCTCAACACTTTGAGCAACCCTTAAAAGGCTTAAAAATTATTGTCGATGCGGGAAATGGTGCAGGAGGTTTTTACGCCGAAAAAGTATTGAAACCATTAGGGGCGGATATAACTGGAAGTCAATTTTTAGAACCCGATGGAAATTTTCCTAATCATATTCCTAACCCCGAAAATAAAGAGGCAATGGCTTCTATTGCCCAAGCCGTAATCGATAATCAAGCCGACTTTGGTATTATTTTTGACACAGATGTTGATCGCTCCGCCGCCGTAGATAGTCAGGGAAAGGAATTGAATCGTAATCGTTTAATTGCCTTAATTAGCTCAATTATATTGAAAGAACATCCACGCTCAACTATTGTCACCGACTCTATTACCTCCGATGGTTTAACAAAATTCATAGAAGATTTAGGTGGAAAACATCATCGCTTTAAAAGAGGTTATAAAAACGTAATTAATGAATCCTTGAGGTTAAATAAAGTAGGCGAAGAATCATGGGTTGCGATCGAAACTTCAGGCCACGCCGCCTTAAAAGAAAACTATTTTCTTGATGATGGAGCTTATTTAGTAACGAAATTATTGATTGAATTGGCAAAATTACGCTTAAAAGGACAAAATTTAACAGATTTAATTTCAAATCTCATTGAACCCATAGAAAGCGAAGAATTTAGACTAAAAATCAATGTGGAAGATTTCCAAAACTACGGCAATAATGTCATTGATAAACTGGGGTTTTATGTAGAAAATCAAACCGACTGGGAAATTGTCACTCCTAACTATGAAGGCATTAGAGTTAGTTGTTCATCCCCAGAAGAACAAGGATGGTTTTTACTAAGATTATCATTACACGATCCTGTTATCCCCCTTAATATTGAAACCAATGTCCAAGGGGGAGTAAACAAAATCGCCTCTCGATTAACTGTCTTTTTCCAAGAATTTTCTCATCTTGACTTATCTGTATTTGACAGTAATGGGTTTAAGGGTTCTGAGTGTTGA
- the psb32 gene encoding photosystem II repair protein Psb32: MNKIKYIFAYFCLSLLLLFNVGINTAFATGVYDLPVINAGEDVWVYDDADAISRATEGKLTSMLQDLAKDTGNEVRMVVINRLDYGQTIDSLATELFQTWYPTPDSAKNQTLVVVDTLSNKGAIASGDGVSNLLTPEISESLVKETLPYSLKDLQYNQALISAGDRLVAVLSGQDDPGAPQVEEISIEGTFTTAEETDDRSATIWTIVLLVLATVIPMVTYFWYVGFPGN, translated from the coding sequence ATGAATAAAATTAAATATATATTTGCCTATTTTTGTCTTTCCCTTCTATTGCTTTTTAATGTAGGAATCAATACTGCTTTTGCCACAGGGGTATATGATTTACCTGTAATTAATGCGGGGGAGGATGTTTGGGTTTATGACGATGCTGATGCGATTAGTCGAGCTACGGAGGGCAAATTAACCTCTATGTTACAGGATTTGGCTAAGGATACTGGTAATGAAGTACGAATGGTTGTAATTAATCGTCTTGATTATGGTCAAACTATCGACTCTTTAGCGACTGAGCTTTTTCAGACATGGTATCCTACTCCAGATTCAGCAAAAAATCAAACTTTGGTAGTGGTTGATACTCTTAGTAATAAAGGTGCGATCGCATCTGGAGATGGAGTGAGCAATTTATTAACCCCGGAAATTAGCGAAAGTTTAGTAAAAGAAACCTTGCCTTATTCCCTTAAGGACTTACAGTATAATCAGGCTTTAATTTCCGCAGGCGATCGCCTTGTAGCTGTTTTGTCTGGACAAGATGACCCCGGAGCTCCTCAAGTGGAAGAAATCAGCATAGAAGGGACTTTTACCACGGCGGAAGAAACAGATGATCGTAGTGCCACTATTTGGACAATAGTTCTTTTAGTTTTAGCAACAGTTATTCCAATGGTGACATATTTCTGGTATGTGGGATTCCCCGGTAATTAA
- a CDS encoding branched-chain amino acid transaminase, with protein sequence MPDFLPIAYFEGQFVPFADAKISIATHGLHYGTGAFGGLRGTINPQNPHQVLLFRLDRHCRRLSNSAKYLHYNLSADKIKTVIKDFVSKNKPSKPFYIRPFVYTSDLGIAPRLHNIEKNFFVYGLEMGDYLSPDGISCRISSWYRQEDRSLPLRGKISGAYITSALAKTEAVDSGFDEAILMNSQGKVCEATGMNIFIVRNNKLITPNVDQDILEGITRDSIVTIAKDLEIEVEEREIDKTELFIADEVFLCGTAAKITPVKRVENYHLPADKKITMKLKEKLTEITENRDPIYKDWITVIDV encoded by the coding sequence ATGCCCGATTTTTTACCAATAGCCTATTTTGAAGGTCAGTTTGTTCCTTTTGCTGATGCAAAAATTTCTATCGCTACTCACGGCTTACACTATGGTACAGGTGCTTTTGGTGGTTTGAGAGGTACAATTAATCCTCAAAATCCCCATCAAGTGTTATTATTTCGCTTAGACCGTCATTGTCGTCGTTTAAGCAACAGTGCTAAATACTTACACTATAATTTATCTGCGGATAAGATAAAGACCGTTATCAAAGATTTTGTTAGTAAAAATAAACCAAGTAAACCCTTCTATATTCGCCCTTTTGTTTACACTTCAGATTTAGGTATTGCCCCTAGATTACACAATATTGAAAAAAACTTTTTCGTTTACGGTTTAGAAATGGGAGATTATTTATCCCCTGATGGTATTAGTTGCCGAATCAGTTCATGGTATCGTCAGGAAGACCGTAGTTTACCTTTACGGGGCAAAATTAGTGGCGCTTATATTACTTCCGCTTTGGCAAAAACTGAGGCAGTAGATAGTGGTTTTGACGAAGCAATTTTAATGAATTCTCAAGGAAAAGTTTGCGAAGCCACGGGAATGAATATTTTTATTGTTAGAAATAATAAATTAATCACTCCTAATGTAGATCAAGATATCTTAGAAGGTATAACTAGGGATAGTATAGTTACTATTGCTAAAGATTTAGAAATTGAAGTAGAAGAAAGAGAAATTGATAAAACAGAATTATTTATTGCTGATGAAGTATTTTTATGTGGTACTGCGGCAAAGATTACTCCCGTAAAAAGAGTGGAAAATTATCATCTTCCTGCGGATAAAAAAATAACCATGAAATTGAAAGAAAAACTAACTGAAATTACCGAGAATAGAGATCCAATTTATAAGGATTGGATTACCGTAATTGATGTCTAA
- a CDS encoding TolC family protein, whose protein sequence is MYSKKRSSLLLTTYLLLSCVTPSQAQDVETNTSPQNPSSAQVQSTDKFNSSGNPLLFPTKTQEVEIEEQQPVTLNQAIEIALNNNKDLEVARLQLDRSRDSLNASLATQLPTLNGQLEFNQRGDDTPGEDDFIMRDRSLLLGQIELSYNVYDGGRRNANIARSSREVYLNQLEVERISEDVRFRATNAYYELQNADAQVAIAQAAIEDFSQTLRDAQLLEQAGLGTRFDVLQAEVDLANANQALTRAIAEQRNARRNLAQVLSVGQNVELTAADEIQENGEWPYDLEQSIIMAYKNRAELQQLLVQREINEQDREIALAATRPTVNLFANYNFTNTFTDTFDSTGYANGYNVGARLNWEIFDGGEASARADVETRNIEIDETNFAKQRDEIRLNIETAYNNMIANKENISTTETAVTTAVESLRLARLRFQAGVGTQTDVINAQRSLTEARGNFLQAIIGYNQSLNELQRAVSNLPDNKLFEVR, encoded by the coding sequence ATGTATTCCAAAAAACGTTCTTCTCTGTTATTGACTACCTACTTACTATTGAGTTGTGTAACTCCCTCTCAAGCTCAAGATGTTGAAACAAATACTTCTCCTCAAAATCCTTCTTCTGCTCAAGTTCAATCAACAGACAAATTTAATTCTAGTGGTAATCCCCTTCTTTTTCCCACTAAAACTCAGGAGGTAGAAATTGAAGAACAACAGCCTGTAACTTTAAATCAAGCCATTGAAATTGCGTTGAATAATAATAAGGACTTGGAAGTGGCAAGATTACAATTGGATAGATCCAGAGATAGTTTAAATGCGTCCTTAGCAACTCAATTACCCACTCTTAATGGTCAATTAGAGTTTAACCAAAGAGGAGATGATACTCCCGGCGAAGATGACTTCATTATGCGCGATCGCAGCCTTTTATTAGGACAAATCGAGTTAAGTTATAATGTGTATGATGGTGGTCGTCGTAATGCAAACATTGCTCGTTCTAGCAGGGAAGTTTATCTTAATCAGTTAGAAGTTGAGCGTATTTCTGAGGATGTTAGGTTTCGGGCGACAAATGCTTATTATGAATTGCAAAATGCTGATGCTCAAGTTGCCATTGCCCAAGCGGCCATCGAAGACTTTTCCCAAACTTTGAGAGATGCCCAGTTATTAGAACAAGCTGGATTAGGAACTCGTTTTGATGTGTTACAAGCAGAAGTAGATTTAGCCAATGCAAACCAAGCATTAACTAGGGCGATCGCAGAACAGAGAAATGCTCGTCGAAATTTAGCACAAGTGTTAAGTGTGGGTCAAAATGTGGAATTAACCGCCGCCGATGAGATTCAAGAAAATGGGGAGTGGCCTTATGATTTAGAACAAAGTATTATTATGGCTTATAAAAATAGAGCGGAATTACAACAACTATTAGTACAAAGAGAGATTAATGAACAAGACAGAGAGATAGCCCTTGCCGCCACTCGCCCCACTGTCAATTTATTTGCTAACTATAACTTTACTAACACTTTTACAGATACTTTTGACAGTACAGGTTATGCTAATGGTTACAATGTTGGGGCAAGACTTAACTGGGAGATTTTTGACGGTGGAGAAGCAAGTGCAAGAGCAGATGTAGAAACCAGAAACATTGAAATTGATGAAACTAATTTTGCCAAGCAGAGGGATGAAATTCGCCTGAATATCGAAACTGCCTATAATAATATGATTGCTAACAAAGAAAATATTTCTACCACAGAAACTGCTGTTACTACGGCGGTGGAAAGTTTACGTTTAGCAAGATTACGTTTTCAAGCGGGAGTTGGTACACAAACGGATGTTATTAATGCCCAAAGAAGTTTAACCGAAGCTAGGGGAAATTTCCTCCAAGCTATTATTGGTTATAATCAATCTTTGAATGAATTACAAAGAGCAGTCAGCAATTTACCTGACAATAAACTTTTTGAGGTGAGATAG
- a CDS encoding BlaI/MecI/CopY family transcriptional regulator → MSFLPKYRPQKLSLGFLEQEILEIIWDLGCASAKDIHDRILADPDRELAYASVMTVLQRLTKKGWLTHKKKGRAFFWYPLISREQAQAVQSYEQLHNFLAISNPEVVASFADSLDTASIEQIEAIATRLAEVRKQRGEKQ, encoded by the coding sequence ATGTCTTTTTTACCAAAATACCGACCGCAAAAATTATCTTTAGGATTCTTAGAACAAGAAATCTTAGAAATTATCTGGGATTTAGGCTGTGCTAGTGCTAAGGATATACACGATCGCATTTTAGCAGATCCAGACCGAGAATTAGCCTATGCTTCAGTGATGACAGTGTTGCAAAGACTAACCAAAAAAGGCTGGTTAACGCACAAAAAGAAGGGTAGAGCGTTTTTCTGGTATCCTCTCATTTCCCGTGAACAAGCCCAAGCAGTGCAATCCTATGAACAATTACATAACTTTTTAGCTATTAGTAACCCAGAAGTAGTTGCTTCTTTCGCTGATAGCTTAGATACTGCAAGTATAGAACAAATAGAGGCGATCGCCACTCGTTTAGCAGAAGTAAGAAAACAAAGAGGAGAGAAACAATAA
- a CDS encoding HAD family hydrolase, translating to MITIRCNQHLFRNIEAIIFDKDGTLADSEKFLRELAHKRARLIDANIPGTYEPLLMAFGVEQNYLNPTGLMAVGSNKENQIVAAGYIAETGKSWFEALEIASECFENAEKAFPTRGLTSPLFAGSLEVLEMLSKKGLKIAILSADTTQGVKDFVENHQLSPYIDFIMGVDGGLSKPDPRLYLQTCQQLGVNPLNTLMVGDSQGDIAMAKNAQAGGVIGICWKYPHATHLNTADVVISDLAQIKIA from the coding sequence ATGATAACGATACGTTGTAATCAACATTTATTTCGCAACATAGAAGCGATTATTTTTGACAAAGATGGTACTTTGGCAGATTCAGAAAAATTTTTACGGGAATTAGCACATAAAAGAGCTCGTTTGATTGATGCAAATATACCCGGGACTTATGAACCTCTCTTAATGGCTTTTGGAGTAGAACAAAACTATCTTAATCCCACAGGTTTAATGGCAGTAGGTAGTAACAAAGAAAACCAAATTGTAGCGGCGGGATATATTGCAGAAACGGGAAAAAGTTGGTTTGAAGCCTTAGAAATAGCCTCCGAATGTTTTGAAAATGCAGAAAAAGCTTTTCCCACCAGAGGTTTAACTTCACCTTTATTTGCAGGAAGTTTAGAAGTCTTAGAAATGTTATCAAAAAAAGGCTTAAAAATAGCTATCTTGTCCGCCGATACCACTCAAGGAGTCAAAGATTTTGTCGAAAATCACCAACTTTCCCCCTACATAGATTTTATCATGGGTGTTGATGGTGGTCTTTCCAAACCAGACCCTCGCCTCTACTTACAAACTTGTCAGCAGTTAGGAGTAAATCCCCTAAATACTCTCATGGTAGGAGATTCTCAAGGAGACATTGCCATGGCAAAAAATGCCCAAGCAGGAGGCGTTATTGGTATCTGTTGGAAATATCCCCACGCAACCCACTTAAATACTGCTGATGTCGTAATTAGTGATTTAGCACAAATCAAAATTGCCTAA
- a CDS encoding late competence development ComFB family protein: protein MDIEKIVEQALETGYLTPSMEAEVGRLCDASGELSAEEYKALDKLMGALLTGEITATPKKQFINVMEELVVSEVISRVAEIETTSDTLLDVGDISAYALNRLPPLYATTEEGAEFQRKKAKEELHGLILEQVEQAIALYLDRPSFYPERQAINKTGVTGGVFEQVSKLLQSQASLYEGSN from the coding sequence ATGGATATTGAAAAAATTGTCGAACAGGCATTAGAAACGGGCTATCTCACTCCTTCCATGGAAGCGGAAGTAGGTAGATTATGTGATGCTTCTGGAGAACTTTCTGCCGAAGAATACAAGGCTTTAGATAAGTTGATGGGGGCGTTATTAACAGGAGAAATTACTGCCACTCCTAAAAAACAATTCATTAATGTTATGGAAGAGCTTGTGGTAAGCGAAGTCATTAGCCGAGTAGCAGAAATTGAAACTACTAGCGATACATTGTTAGATGTGGGAGATATTTCTGCCTATGCTTTAAACCGTTTACCTCCTCTCTATGCTACTACCGAAGAAGGGGCGGAGTTTCAAAGAAAAAAAGCTAAAGAAGAATTACACGGCTTAATTTTAGAACAGGTTGAGCAGGCTATTGCGCTATATCTCGATCGCCCCTCATTTTATCCTGAAAGACAAGCAATTAACAAGACTGGGGTAACAGGGGGAGTTTTTGAACAAGTGAGTAAACTGTTACAATCACAAGCCTCTCTATATGAGGGGAGTAATTAG
- a CDS encoding heavy metal-responsive transcriptional regulator produces the protein MLNSFTIGNVAKQSNLPVKTVRYYADLGLLSPHLSRDNNGYRLFSPAVFQRLNFIRRSQSLGLTLKEIKQILVVYDQQQIPCSVAKQLLTDKLEEIESKINELKMLKDELNGILSSWQEIKNFENVKDNICPNIANINH, from the coding sequence ATGCTTAATTCTTTTACTATTGGGAATGTTGCCAAACAAAGTAATTTACCAGTGAAAACTGTTCGTTATTATGCTGATTTAGGGTTACTATCTCCTCATCTTTCGAGGGATAACAATGGCTATCGTTTATTTTCTCCTGCGGTTTTTCAAAGGTTAAATTTTATACGTCGATCGCAATCTTTGGGATTAACATTAAAAGAAATAAAACAAATATTAGTTGTATATGATCAACAACAAATTCCCTGTAGTGTAGCAAAACAATTACTAACAGATAAATTAGAAGAAATAGAGTCAAAAATCAATGAATTGAAGATGTTGAAAGACGAGTTAAATGGTATTTTATCTAGTTGGCAAGAAATTAAAAATTTTGAAAATGTTAAAGATAATATTTGTCCGAATATCGCCAACATCAATCATTAG
- a CDS encoding DUF6761 family protein, which translates to MLTDPFAIRYYQKLTDGMVDLWHRGSRYEELRIYMEGYLACLRQTNVIEGYLIHRLEEEAYRFLRDPSNFELMATQMQPETDYY; encoded by the coding sequence ATGTTAACAGATCCTTTTGCCATCCGATACTATCAAAAATTAACTGATGGAATGGTGGATTTATGGCATAGAGGTAGTCGTTATGAAGAACTACGTATTTATATGGAGGGGTATTTAGCTTGTCTCCGTCAAACTAATGTTATCGAAGGCTACCTCATCCACCGTTTAGAAGAAGAGGCATATCGTTTTCTGCGAGATCCTTCTAATTTTGAACTAATGGCGACTCAAATGCAACCAGAAACAGATTATTACTAA